From the Thermoanaerobaculia bacterium genome, the window CTGGGAGGTGATGGGCAGGCTTCACGAGAAGGGCTGGATCACGAATCCCGTCAGCAAGACCAAATCGGTTCTGTTCACCGACGAAGGCCTCGAACAGGCTCGGCTATTCGCGGAGAAGCTGTTTGGCAAACGCGGCTAACATCGGCTTGCAGCGGACTTCGGCCTGCGGCCTTGCCGCTGAAGCCGGGCCGTTGGGCCCCGGGCAAGGTCTCGTCATCATGCACCCGTTGTGTCGCCTATCCATCGGTTTATCGCTCTATCTCGTCAGTA encodes:
- a CDS encoding DUF6429 family protein, with amino-acid sequence MAYDESKIDEAALALLYLTLHDQFRAWKGMDWEVMGRLHEKGWITNPVSKTKSVLFTDEGLEQARLFAEKLFGKRG